From the Diospyros lotus cultivar Yz01 chromosome 13, ASM1463336v1, whole genome shotgun sequence genome, one window contains:
- the LOC127788751 gene encoding LOW QUALITY PROTEIN: UPF0496 protein At3g19330-like (The sequence of the model RefSeq protein was modified relative to this genomic sequence to represent the inferred CDS: substituted 2 bases at 2 genomic stop codons) — protein sequence MEHFSPNFFPIVKHFSSLLDALLITINTLMHFSSQSAPINSANVIWLISLESSREEIFASNLSGSSADDTPSSSAHPSPTVNLTCEYAHTIQTSLPARKPTASGRPFHHSRFKPSTLSRHLNLSREYATFTQPHSYGETRSDIHHNEPSYEDPEPWQGKETLVEQSLSAQILNPSRECVQEALQHTRPNTLTRLVSACFDHSEKIFHLCLILCDSIRCSRSRVRHATSCSTFCLIGTVVAVAISAIAIASHALIALVAGPLLPAFLPSKITKKELAHLSQLDAAASXTIICCHXGDKLLIRLGLDRGRDRHPIHEVAKQLKKNHYNFLGQLMDLEEHLCLCLSAINRARSLLLQEIYLHRAHYPW from the exons atggagcacttctctccaaatttcttcccaattgtaaagcacttctcttcacttcttgatgcacttctcatcacaatcaatactttgatgcacttctcatcacaatca GCTCCGATTAATTCTGCCAATGTAATTTGGCTAATATCCCTTGAATCTTCAAGGGAGGAGATTTTTGCCTCAAACCTCTCAG GCAGTTCAGCTGACGATACACCAAGTTCGAGTGCTCACCCCTCTCCTACTGTCAATCTTACTTGTGAGTACGCCCATACCATCCAGACCAGTTTGCCAGCAAGAAAACCAACAGCCTCCGGTCGCCCATTCCACCACAGCAGG TTTAAGCCCTCGACCCTCTCCCGCCATCTCAACCTTAGTCGTGAATACGCCACTTTTACCCAGCCACATTCATATGGTGAGACACGGTCCGATATTCACCACAATGAACCATCTTACGAAGATCCAGAACCATGGCAAGGGAAGGAGACCCTTGTGGAACAAAGCCTTTCAGCTCAGATCCTTAACCCAAGCCGAGAGTGTGTCCAAGAAGCACTTCAGCATACTCGGCCTAACACCCTTACCCGCCTTGTCTCTGCTTGCTTTGACCACAGCGAGAAGATATTCCATTTATGCCTCATCCTCTGTGATAGCATCCGGTGT TCCCGCTCTAGGGTCCGCCATGCTACTTCTTGTTCCACTTTTTGTTTGATTGGTACCGTTGTTGCTGTCGCAATATCCGCTATAGCTATAGCTTCCCATGCTCTCATTGCTCTAGTTGCAGGTCCATTACTCCCTGCATTCCTTCCTTCAAAGATCACTAAGAAGGAGCTGGCCCATCTGTCACAGCTTGATGCTGCAGCTAGTTGAACGATTATATGCTGCCATTGAGGTGACAAGCTTCTCATTCGCCTAGGATTGGACAGAGGCAGGGACAGGCATCCTATCCATGAGGTTGCAAAGCAACTTAAAAAGAACCACTATAATTTTCTCGGCCAGCTTATGGATCTTGAGGAACATTTATGCCTCTGTTTGTCTGCTATAAATAGGGCTAGATCTCTCCTCCTCCAGGAGATATATCTTCATCGGGCTCATTACCCGTGGTAA
- the LOC127789168 gene encoding serine/threonine-protein kinase PBL34-like isoform X2, which produces MGFGAEGGKEESWDVGKSKGKKKKDGDVEETGCWVRLKIFGSCISSRSKVDNSISGISIHCESKSTNDTSRDQPVAPVLSSTTTSNGESNSSTSKLEEELKVASRLRKFSFNDLKFATRNFRPESLLGEGGFGCVFKGWIEENGTAPVKPGTGLTVAVKTLNHDGLQGHKEWLAEVSFLGDLIHPNLVKLIGYCIEDDQRLLVYEFMPRGSLENHLFRRSLPLPWSIRMKIALGAAKGLTFLHEEAERPVIYRDFKTSNILLDADYNAKLSDFGLAKDGPEGDKTHVSTRVMGTYGYAAPEYVMTGHLTSRSDVYSFGVVLLEMLTGRRSMDKNRPIGEHNLVEWARPHLVERRRFYRLIDPRLEGHFSIKGAQKAAQLAARCLSRDPKARPLMSEVVEALKPLPNLKDMASSSYYFQTVQGDRVASSPNASRNSLKAQAGSLSRNGQQHPRSLSIPNNSSHASPYHHQFSINSPKPNAKA; this is translated from the exons ATGGGATTTGGGGCTGAAGGGGGAAAGGAGGAGTCTTGGGATGTGGGCAAATCGAAGggtaagaagaagaaagatggagaCGTTGAGGAGACTGGATGTTGGGTTAGGTTGAAGATTTTTGGGAGCtgtatttcttcaagatctaaAGTGGATAATTCCATTAGTGGCATCAGTATTCATTGCG AAAGTAAATCAACAAATGATACAAGCAGAGACCAGCCTGTTGCTCCAGTATTATCATCAACAACCACAAGTAATGGAGAAAGCAATTCATCTACTTCCAAACTTGAAGAAGAACTGAAAGTTGCTTCTCGGCTTcgaaaattttctttcaatgaTCTTAAGTTTGCAACAAGAAATTTCAGACCAGAGAGTCTTCTCGGTGAAGGTGGTTTTGGTTGTGTATTCAAGGGGTGGATTGAGGAGAATGGTACTGCACCAGTGAAACCTGGCACAGGACTTACTGTTGCAGTGAAAACCCTAAACCATGATGGGCTCCAGGGTCACAAAGAATGGCTG GCTGAAGTAAGTTTTCTTGGGGACCTCATTCATCCTAATTTGGTCAAACTGATTGGTTACTGCATTGAAGATGATCAACGATTGTTGGTGTATGAGTTCATGCCTCGAGGAAGCTTGGAGAACCACCTGTTTCGGA GATCACTTCCTCTTCCTTGGTCCATCAGGATGAAAATTGCTCTTGGTGCTGCAAAGGGCCTTACTTTTCTGCACGAGGAAGCAGAAAGGCCAGTTATATATCGAGATTTTAAGACTTCCAATATCCTATTAGATGCA GATTACAATGCCAAACTTTCTGACTTTGGACTTGCTAAGGATGGTCCTGAGGGTGATAAGACTCATGTCTCTACTCGTGTGATGGGCACTTATGGTTATGCAGCTCCCGAATATGTGATGACAG GACATCTTACATCAAGGAGTGATGTTTACAGCTTTGGCGTGGTTCTGCTCGAAATGTTGACTGGCAGAAGATCAATGGACAAAAACCGTCCCATTGGGGAGCACAATCTAGTCGAATGGGCGAGGCCACATCTTGTGGAGAGAAGAAGGTTTTACAGACTGATAGACCCCCGGCTTGAAGGCCACTTCTCAATAAAAGGTGCCCAGAAAGCTGCACAGTTGGCTGCTCGCTGCCTTAGCCGGGACCCAAAGGCCAGACCTCTGATGAGTGAAGTTGTCGAAGCCTTGAAGCCGCTTCCAAACCTCAAGGATATGGCCAGCTCGTCCTATTACTTCCAGACAGTGCAGGGCGATCGCGTTGCCTCCAGTCCAAATGCTAGTAGAAACAGTTTAAAAGCACAAGCTGGATCGCTTTCAAGGAATGGGCAGCAGCACCCAAGGAGCCTCTCCATACCAAATAATAGTTCACATGCTTCTCCTTACCATCATCAGTTCTCCATCAATTCACCAAAACCCAATGCTAAAGCATAG
- the LOC127789168 gene encoding serine/threonine-protein kinase PBL34-like isoform X1 — protein MGFGAEGGKEESWDVGKSKGKKKKDGDVEETGCWVRLKIFGSCISSRSKVDNSISGISIHCAESKSTNDTSRDQPVAPVLSSTTTSNGESNSSTSKLEEELKVASRLRKFSFNDLKFATRNFRPESLLGEGGFGCVFKGWIEENGTAPVKPGTGLTVAVKTLNHDGLQGHKEWLAEVSFLGDLIHPNLVKLIGYCIEDDQRLLVYEFMPRGSLENHLFRRSLPLPWSIRMKIALGAAKGLTFLHEEAERPVIYRDFKTSNILLDADYNAKLSDFGLAKDGPEGDKTHVSTRVMGTYGYAAPEYVMTGHLTSRSDVYSFGVVLLEMLTGRRSMDKNRPIGEHNLVEWARPHLVERRRFYRLIDPRLEGHFSIKGAQKAAQLAARCLSRDPKARPLMSEVVEALKPLPNLKDMASSSYYFQTVQGDRVASSPNASRNSLKAQAGSLSRNGQQHPRSLSIPNNSSHASPYHHQFSINSPKPNAKA, from the exons ATGGGATTTGGGGCTGAAGGGGGAAAGGAGGAGTCTTGGGATGTGGGCAAATCGAAGggtaagaagaagaaagatggagaCGTTGAGGAGACTGGATGTTGGGTTAGGTTGAAGATTTTTGGGAGCtgtatttcttcaagatctaaAGTGGATAATTCCATTAGTGGCATCAGTATTCATTGCG CAGAAAGTAAATCAACAAATGATACAAGCAGAGACCAGCCTGTTGCTCCAGTATTATCATCAACAACCACAAGTAATGGAGAAAGCAATTCATCTACTTCCAAACTTGAAGAAGAACTGAAAGTTGCTTCTCGGCTTcgaaaattttctttcaatgaTCTTAAGTTTGCAACAAGAAATTTCAGACCAGAGAGTCTTCTCGGTGAAGGTGGTTTTGGTTGTGTATTCAAGGGGTGGATTGAGGAGAATGGTACTGCACCAGTGAAACCTGGCACAGGACTTACTGTTGCAGTGAAAACCCTAAACCATGATGGGCTCCAGGGTCACAAAGAATGGCTG GCTGAAGTAAGTTTTCTTGGGGACCTCATTCATCCTAATTTGGTCAAACTGATTGGTTACTGCATTGAAGATGATCAACGATTGTTGGTGTATGAGTTCATGCCTCGAGGAAGCTTGGAGAACCACCTGTTTCGGA GATCACTTCCTCTTCCTTGGTCCATCAGGATGAAAATTGCTCTTGGTGCTGCAAAGGGCCTTACTTTTCTGCACGAGGAAGCAGAAAGGCCAGTTATATATCGAGATTTTAAGACTTCCAATATCCTATTAGATGCA GATTACAATGCCAAACTTTCTGACTTTGGACTTGCTAAGGATGGTCCTGAGGGTGATAAGACTCATGTCTCTACTCGTGTGATGGGCACTTATGGTTATGCAGCTCCCGAATATGTGATGACAG GACATCTTACATCAAGGAGTGATGTTTACAGCTTTGGCGTGGTTCTGCTCGAAATGTTGACTGGCAGAAGATCAATGGACAAAAACCGTCCCATTGGGGAGCACAATCTAGTCGAATGGGCGAGGCCACATCTTGTGGAGAGAAGAAGGTTTTACAGACTGATAGACCCCCGGCTTGAAGGCCACTTCTCAATAAAAGGTGCCCAGAAAGCTGCACAGTTGGCTGCTCGCTGCCTTAGCCGGGACCCAAAGGCCAGACCTCTGATGAGTGAAGTTGTCGAAGCCTTGAAGCCGCTTCCAAACCTCAAGGATATGGCCAGCTCGTCCTATTACTTCCAGACAGTGCAGGGCGATCGCGTTGCCTCCAGTCCAAATGCTAGTAGAAACAGTTTAAAAGCACAAGCTGGATCGCTTTCAAGGAATGGGCAGCAGCACCCAAGGAGCCTCTCCATACCAAATAATAGTTCACATGCTTCTCCTTACCATCATCAGTTCTCCATCAATTCACCAAAACCCAATGCTAAAGCATAG